One window of the Scylla paramamosain isolate STU-SP2022 chromosome 22, ASM3559412v1, whole genome shotgun sequence genome contains the following:
- the LOC135111559 gene encoding superoxide dismutase [Cu-Zn]-like, with protein sequence MRSILAILMMVAVATGVPQGGEQVVVTNSHSFPSLLYINSAPGLTRHTNSNSSSVIELILYPANPSPPIPRRAVVVLGGGEATGTLILTQKVPPTGEVHIEGVISNLTPGLHGFHIHEKGSLENGCISAGGHYNPYMRNHGSPKHIERHVGDLGNILADENGVAEVNITDPLVTLVGPRSVIGRAIVVHAGEDDLGAGGHPSSLTTGNAGGRVGCGVIGVA encoded by the exons ATGAG GTCCATACTAGCAATACtcatgatggtggcggtggcgacTGGGGTTCCTCAAGGCGGCGAACAAGTGGTAGTGACAAACTCACACAGCTTCCCATCACTCCTCTACATCAACTCGGCTCCCGGACTGACCAGACACACCAATAGTAACAGCTCCTCGGTCATCGAGCTCATCCTTTACCCTGCCAATcct AGCCCGCCCATCCCGAGGAGGGCCGTGGTGGTGTTAGGCGGGGGCGAGGCCACGGGCACCCTCATCCTGACCCAAAAGGTGCCGCCCACAGGAGAGGTGCACATCGAGGGCGTCATCAGCAACCTAACACCTGGTCTGCATGGCTTCCACATTCACGAGAAGGGAAGCCTCGAGAACGGTTGTATTTCGGCTGGAGGACACTACAACCCCTACATG CGCAACCATGGCTCTCCAAAACACATAGAGCGACATGTGGGTGATCTCGGTAACATCTTGGCTGATGAGAACGGCGTTGCAGAAGTCAACATCACGGATCCGCTTGTGACTTTGGTCGGGCCGAGGTCAGTCATCGGGAGAGCCATTGTCGTGCACGCCGGGGAAGACGATCTAGGCGCCGGTGGCCATCCCTCCAGTCTCACGACCGGCAACGCTGGGGGTCGTGTTGGCTGTGGTGTAATTGGAGTTGCCTAG
- the LOC135111557 gene encoding uncharacterized protein LOC135111557 — protein sequence MTELLDKLVTNIDLGYRHNRQQLSELKEVVMKLGQLGTAPNVTQEPATTRTKPERQTLGDAAAVPGEVQDAILEAVEVTNHTVARLEEVEGYVDNVAADLLNTEWRDRHQKDSADQLVTAAKDLKGHAQEQILQSLDFYEILLMVLEQFNANTSVRASQDQPAAPTTTPPLELLSDAAPLTLPSTCTAALLQQITSMKARQTIALPNTDSTPLAGADPGQQGQEESQEDVLEGEEAEEEGENEEEEEDVPAWYTDPVFLSGNYGTPDRGLPVFREEDWLDMDNAYDTEHAPTSPPPPATTTPATASARPGTTGLVSRYFGVS from the exons ATGACGGAGCTGCTTGATAAACTTGTCACCAACATCGACCtcgg ataccgGCACAACCGGCAGCAGCTGTCTGAGctgaaggaggtggtgatgaagcTGGGTCAGCTCGGCACGGCGCCCAACGTCACACAGGAACCC GCCACGACGCGCACAAAGCCTGAGCGACAGACTCTCGGTGATGCCGCCGCCGTGCCTGGCGAGGTGCAGGACGCCATCCTGGAGGCGGTGGAGGTCACCAATCACACAGTGGCGCggctggaggaggtggagggctaCGTGGACAACGTGGCGGCTGATCTCCTCAATACTGAGTGGAGGGATCGCCACCAGAAAGATTCCGCCGACCAGCTGGTGACGGCGGCCAAGGACCTCAAGGGGCACGCGCAGGAACAAATCCTTCAGTCTCTTGACTTCTATGAGATCCTGCTGATGGTCCTCGAGCAATTCAACGCCAACACCTCCGTCAGGGCCAGCCAGGATCAGCCCGCGGCTCCCACCACCACGCCGCCCCTTGAGCTGCTCAGTGACGCCGCCCCCCTCACTCTTCCGTCAACCTGTACTGCAGCTCTCCTGCAGCAGATCACCAGCATGAAGGCGCGGCAGACAATCGCCCTGCCCAACACTGACAGCACACCACTTGCCGGCGCAGACCCAGGCCAGCAGGGGCAAGAGGAGAGCCAGGAGGACGTattggagggggaggaggcagaggaggagggagagaacgaggaggaagaggaggatgtgccAGCGTGGTACACTGACCCAGTCTTCCTCTCCGGCAACTACGGCACACCGGACCGCGGGTTGCCTGTGTTCAGGGAGGAGGACTGGCTGGACATGGACAACGCGTACGACACCGAGCACGCCCCCACCTCTCCACCGCCCCCGGCCACCACCACGCCCGCCACTGCCTCGGCCAGGCCCGGCACCACGGGGCTAGTCAGTCGCTATTTCGGGGTCTCGTAG